From the Oryzihumus leptocrescens genome, one window contains:
- a CDS encoding EamA family transporter, translating into MTREPRASTGLVVAVVAAVLFSVNGTVSKVVLQHGLSSLELVSVRSAGTALVLLGITAATRPRALRVGWRELGFLVAYGITGIAMVQWLYFVALQRLPVGVALLFEYTAPLMVALWVRFVQRQPVRSRLWLGLACALGGLALVAQFWKGMVLDPLGLVSAVGAGAALATYYLMGEAGQRQRDPISLMGFSFGFSAVLWAVVQPWWTFPFGRMRQAVELPGAVPGAAPLWVLVLWVILLGTVVPFLLVLYAVTHLGAARTGLVGMLEPVGAGIVAWVLLGEALAPVQVLGSVVVLVGIALAETARQQVAPPTEEGAPLPEGVAP; encoded by the coding sequence ATGACGCGGGAGCCCCGCGCCTCGACCGGCCTGGTGGTCGCGGTCGTCGCGGCGGTGCTGTTCTCCGTCAACGGCACCGTGAGCAAGGTCGTGCTCCAGCACGGGCTGTCCTCGCTGGAGCTGGTCTCGGTCCGCAGCGCCGGCACCGCGCTGGTGCTGCTCGGGATCACCGCCGCGACCCGACCCCGCGCGCTGCGGGTGGGCTGGCGCGAGCTGGGCTTCCTCGTCGCCTACGGCATCACCGGCATCGCGATGGTGCAGTGGCTGTACTTCGTGGCGCTGCAACGGCTCCCGGTCGGGGTCGCGCTGTTGTTCGAGTACACCGCACCGCTGATGGTCGCGCTGTGGGTGCGGTTCGTGCAGCGCCAGCCGGTGCGCTCCCGGCTCTGGCTCGGCCTCGCCTGTGCGCTGGGCGGCCTGGCCCTGGTCGCCCAGTTCTGGAAGGGCATGGTGCTCGACCCGCTCGGCCTGGTCTCGGCGGTGGGCGCCGGCGCGGCGCTGGCGACGTACTACCTCATGGGCGAGGCCGGCCAGCGCCAGCGCGACCCCATCTCCCTGATGGGCTTCAGCTTCGGCTTCTCGGCGGTGCTCTGGGCGGTCGTGCAGCCCTGGTGGACCTTCCCGTTCGGCCGGATGAGGCAGGCGGTCGAGCTGCCGGGTGCGGTGCCCGGCGCGGCGCCGTTGTGGGTCCTGGTCCTCTGGGTCATCCTGCTCGGCACGGTGGTGCCGTTCCTGCTCGTGCTGTATGCCGTGACGCACCTGGGCGCGGCCCGGACCGGGCTGGTCGGGATGCTGGAGCCGGTCGGCGCCGGCATCGTCGCGTGGGTGCTGCTCGGCGAGGCACTGGCCCCGGTGCAGGTGCTCGGGTCGGTCGTGGTGCTGGTGGGGATCGCGCTGGCCGAGACCGCGCGCCAGCAGGTCGCCCCGCCGACCGAGGAGGGGGCACCCCTGCCCGAGGGCGTCGCGCCCTGA
- a CDS encoding tetratricopeptide repeat protein → MNEQELTPELAAEIERGFAARDRDDMGPTIAYFEELLTRHPGHAHVLYEVGGSYDTAGREDEAVTYYEQALDAGLSGDTLRKCLLQYGSTLRNLERYDESVAVFTRAAVEQFPGFASLRLFRALNLHAAGRSDAAVGELLEVAADHIDTADVKRYEAALRGNAEYLRDRDAGVVTA, encoded by the coding sequence ATGAACGAGCAGGAGCTGACGCCCGAGCTGGCCGCCGAGATCGAGCGGGGCTTCGCCGCCCGGGACCGCGACGACATGGGCCCGACGATCGCGTACTTCGAGGAGCTGCTGACCCGCCACCCGGGCCACGCCCACGTCCTCTACGAGGTCGGTGGGTCCTACGACACCGCCGGCCGCGAGGACGAGGCGGTCACCTACTACGAGCAGGCCCTGGACGCGGGGCTCTCCGGCGACACCCTGCGCAAGTGCCTGCTGCAGTACGGCAGCACCCTGCGCAACCTCGAGCGGTACGACGAGTCGGTTGCCGTGTTCACGCGCGCCGCCGTCGAGCAGTTCCCCGGGTTCGCCTCGCTGCGCCTGTTCCGGGCCCTGAACCTCCACGCCGCCGGGCGCAGCGACGCAGCCGTGGGTGAGCTGCTCGAGGTGGCCGCCGACCACATCGACACCGCCGACGTGAAGCGCTACGAGGCGGCGCTGCGCGGCAACGCGGAGTACCTGCGCGACCGCGACGCGGGCGTCGTCACGGCCTGA
- the bioD gene encoding dethiobiotin synthase: MPDLPPVIVVTGTGTEIGKTVVTAALAASLLHRGLRVTVVKATQTGLQPGEPGDVDEVAALAGDVRARELVRLPDPLAPDAAARVAGVEIPTVAEHADSVMHLIRDGSADVVLVEGAGGLLVRMDSDGATIADLGTALEARGARVGFLVVATAGLGTLNHSALTAEALRHRGLDCLGFVIGSWPEDPDLAMRCNLDDLPAVTGAPLLGWVPEGAGRWEPERFRAEAPAWLRVE, from the coding sequence GTGCCTGACCTGCCCCCCGTCATCGTCGTCACCGGCACCGGCACCGAGATCGGCAAGACCGTCGTCACCGCGGCGCTGGCCGCCAGCCTCCTCCACCGGGGACTCCGCGTCACCGTCGTCAAGGCCACCCAGACCGGGCTGCAGCCCGGCGAGCCCGGCGACGTCGACGAGGTCGCCGCCCTGGCCGGCGACGTGCGCGCCCGTGAGCTGGTGCGGCTGCCCGACCCGCTGGCGCCCGACGCGGCCGCCCGGGTCGCCGGCGTGGAGATCCCCACCGTGGCCGAGCACGCCGACTCCGTCATGCACCTCATCAGGGACGGCAGCGCCGACGTCGTCCTCGTCGAGGGCGCCGGCGGCCTGCTGGTGCGCATGGACTCCGACGGCGCCACCATCGCCGACCTGGGCACCGCCCTGGAGGCCCGGGGTGCGCGCGTGGGCTTCCTCGTCGTCGCGACCGCCGGGCTGGGCACGCTCAACCACAGCGCGCTGACCGCCGAGGCGCTGCGCCACCGCGGGCTGGACTGCCTCGGCTTCGTCATCGGCTCCTGGCCCGAGGACCCCGACCTGGCCATGCGCTGCAACCTGGACGACCTGCCCGCCGTCACCGGCGCCCCGCTGCTGGGCTGGGTGCCCGAGGGCGCCGGCCGCTGGGAGCCGGAGCGGTTCCGGGCCGAGGCACCGGCGTGGCTTCGGGTTGAATGA
- a CDS encoding DUF1345 domain-containing protein has translation MGADNPDPPTTRAPESYLWPILAMVAAILPQVLVPARLRVGPVPLVPLIELAAVAVMVVIAARPGPVPRGARPLVLTLFGVLVGANTVGAARLVSLVLDGHPVDGAALTANRLLVAGALALSTNMFTFGLLYWQVDGGGPWTRARGPAQRPDFQFPQTLDRELGGPDWIPHFGDYLYVAFTNLISFSPADTSPLTGRAKTLMALQSLIALAVIVVVLSRVINILPAPAG, from the coding sequence GTGGGTGCCGACAACCCCGACCCGCCCACCACGCGGGCCCCGGAGAGCTACCTGTGGCCGATCCTGGCGATGGTCGCCGCGATCCTGCCGCAGGTCCTGGTCCCGGCCCGGCTCCGGGTCGGACCGGTCCCCCTGGTGCCCCTCATCGAGCTCGCCGCCGTGGCCGTGATGGTCGTCATCGCCGCGCGGCCGGGACCGGTGCCCCGCGGCGCCCGCCCCCTGGTGCTGACCCTCTTCGGCGTGCTGGTCGGCGCCAACACGGTCGGCGCGGCGCGCCTGGTCTCCCTGGTGCTCGACGGCCACCCCGTGGACGGCGCGGCGCTGACCGCGAACCGGCTCCTCGTCGCGGGCGCCCTGGCCCTGTCGACCAACATGTTCACCTTCGGCCTGCTCTACTGGCAGGTCGACGGCGGAGGTCCCTGGACGCGTGCCCGGGGCCCGGCGCAGCGCCCCGACTTCCAGTTCCCCCAGACCCTCGACCGGGAGCTCGGCGGGCCGGACTGGATCCCCCACTTCGGGGACTACCTCTACGTGGCCTTCACCAACCTGATCTCGTTCAGCCCGGCCGACACCTCCCCGCTCACCGGCCGGGCCAAGACGCTGATGGCCCTGCAGTCCCTCATCGCCCTGGCCGTCATCGTCGTGGTGCTCTCGAGGGTGATCAACATCCTCCCCGCGCCGGCCGGCTGA
- a CDS encoding 8-amino-7-oxononanoate synthase, which translates to MSWFLDDLVARAAERERLGLTRHLVPHTPASHGGLLDLAGNDYLGLLHRPDVIASAVAAARQYGGGAGASRLVTGSLDLHERLERELADLTGSAAALVFSTGYAANLGAVTALTDADTLIVSDAHVHASLIDAARLSRAQVAVAAHNDLADVERLLRDRSQRRAVVVVESVYSVLGDAAPLVELADLAGRHDAVLLVDEAHGLGVVGERGEGLAAALGLTGLDHVVLTATLSKSLAAQGGAVLGHPAVREHLANTARTFIYDTGLAPAAAGAALGALRALRHDPELPPRVRANAATLAEACGVDAPAGAVLSVPMPGPHEALAAVEEAAGHGIRIGCFRPPSTPDGTSRLRLTAHAHHTRDELALAAKVLREVTGRA; encoded by the coding sequence GTGAGCTGGTTCCTCGATGACCTGGTGGCCCGCGCCGCCGAGCGGGAGCGCCTGGGCCTGACCCGGCACCTGGTGCCCCACACCCCGGCGAGCCATGGCGGCCTGCTCGACCTGGCCGGCAACGACTACCTCGGGCTGCTGCACCGCCCCGACGTCATCGCCAGCGCGGTCGCCGCGGCCCGGCAGTACGGCGGCGGCGCCGGCGCCTCCCGCCTGGTGACCGGCTCGCTGGACCTGCACGAGCGGCTCGAGCGCGAGCTGGCCGACCTCACCGGCAGCGCCGCTGCCCTGGTGTTCTCCACCGGCTACGCCGCCAACCTCGGCGCCGTGACGGCCCTGACCGACGCCGACACCCTCATCGTCTCCGACGCCCACGTCCACGCGTCGCTGATCGACGCCGCCCGGCTGTCCCGGGCGCAGGTCGCCGTCGCCGCGCACAACGACCTCGCCGACGTCGAGCGGCTGCTGCGCGACCGGTCCCAGCGCAGGGCCGTGGTCGTGGTCGAGTCGGTCTACAGCGTCCTCGGTGACGCCGCGCCGCTGGTGGAGCTGGCCGACCTGGCCGGCCGCCACGACGCCGTGCTGCTGGTCGACGAGGCGCACGGCCTCGGCGTCGTCGGCGAGCGCGGTGAGGGCCTGGCTGCCGCGCTCGGGCTGACGGGGCTGGACCACGTGGTGCTGACCGCGACGCTGTCCAAGTCGCTGGCGGCGCAGGGCGGGGCGGTCCTCGGTCACCCTGCGGTGCGCGAGCACCTGGCCAACACCGCCCGCACCTTCATCTACGACACCGGCCTCGCGCCTGCCGCCGCCGGCGCCGCCCTCGGCGCCCTGCGGGCCCTGCGGCACGACCCCGAGCTTCCTCCGCGTGTGCGCGCCAACGCGGCCACCCTGGCCGAGGCGTGCGGCGTCGACGCCCCCGCCGGGGCGGTGCTGTCGGTGCCGATGCCCGGGCCCCACGAAGCCCTGGCCGCGGTCGAGGAGGCCGCGGGGCACGGCATACGGATCGGGTGCTTCCGTCCCCCGTCGACACCGGACGGCACGAGCCGGCTGCGGCTGACCGCGCACGCGCACCACACCCGCGACGAGCTGGCCCTGGCCGCCAAGGTGCTGCGGGAGGTGACCGGTCGTGCCTGA
- a CDS encoding low molecular weight protein-tyrosine-phosphatase, translating to MTRTPAYRVCFVCSGNICRSPMGEVILRSLLEEAGLDALVEVTSAGTGGWHEGEGADPRTVRTLDEHGYDGSAHVAHEFLPERFEELDLVLAADLGHVRQLQRRAPTAADQDKVRLMREFDEEAVAAGTLEVDDPWHGGEAEFQRCLAEVRAACHGVVAHVAAELAATRR from the coding sequence ATGACCCGCACCCCGGCATACCGCGTCTGCTTCGTCTGCTCCGGCAACATCTGCCGCTCGCCGATGGGCGAGGTCATCCTGCGGTCGCTGCTGGAGGAGGCCGGGCTGGACGCCCTGGTCGAGGTGACCTCGGCCGGCACCGGCGGCTGGCACGAGGGCGAGGGCGCCGACCCGCGCACCGTGCGCACCCTGGACGAGCACGGGTATGACGGGTCCGCGCACGTCGCGCACGAGTTCCTCCCCGAGCGGTTCGAGGAGCTCGACCTCGTGCTGGCAGCCGACCTCGGGCACGTGCGGCAGCTGCAGCGGCGGGCCCCGACGGCGGCCGACCAGGACAAGGTCCGGCTGATGCGCGAGTTCGACGAAGAAGCGGTCGCGGCCGGGACCCTGGAGGTCGACGACCCGTGGCACGGCGGGGAGGCCGAGTTCCAGCGCTGCCTGGCCGAGGTCCGCGCCGCGTGCCACGGGGTGGTCGCGCACGTGGCGGCCGAGCTGGCCGCGACCCGCAGATGA